The Deltaproteobacteria bacterium nucleotide sequence GGGATGAAAGCCATCAGCGCGTGCAAGATCATCGGCTATGCGTTGGAAGATGCGGACCGCGAAGGAACAATTCAGGTTTTCGCACAGCAGTCCGAAAGCGCCGCCCCAGAGGTCGCCGCGTTGCGGAGCCAGGTGCGCGCGCTGCGCCAGGAGAACGCGGTGCTCGCCGCGCGCCTCGAAGCGATGGCGGAGCCGAATCGCGCGCTCGAGGCGCGTCTCAGCGCGCTGGAGCAGGCGCTGGAGCGACACACTGAGGTTCGCCAAGCAGGCTTGTCCTCGTCGCTCGGTAACGGATTTTGAACGGATGAACGCAACCGCTACGAGCTCGATGCCGGGGTGATCGAGCGTGAACCGGACCGCGCGCGCCGCGCTAGCCTCTGGTGCCCTTCTCGCGTGTGCCGCCATGGTGGTTGCGCAAAGCGGCGGCGCGTACACGTTGTCATGGTTCACCGTGGACGCGGGGGGTGGCACGAGCAACGGAGGCAGTTATGCGGTCGGCGGCACCGTCGGGCAACATGATGCGGGACTACTGAGCGGCGGCACGTATGCCGTTGGCGGCGGCTTCTGGTTTGGCATCCCGACGGGTGCTGTCCCGACGCCAACCAATACCTTCACACACACCGCAACGGTTACGCGGACGCGCACGCGCACCGGTACGCCGACGGCGACATCGACGTACACACCGATATTCACGCCGACGCGCACTCACAGCGCGACGCGGACAGCGACGCGGACCAGGACGGCCACGGCAACCCTCGTTTCAACCAACACACCGACGAGCGCCGCGACCGCGACGTCAACTCGCACGCCGACCCATACGCAGACCCGAACCGTGAGGGAGACACAAACGGCTACGCTCACGCCAACCCGAACCAATGTGCCCACAGCACCACCAACCGTCGCGCCCAACACCCCGACACCGACGGCCACCGCGACCGCAACGGCGACCACGGTCCCCACCCATACGCCGACTGACACCGCACCCATCACGCCAACCGCAACGGCATCGGGTACCGCCACGCTGGTCGCCAGCGCTTCGCCCACCGCGGCGACACCGACCACACCCGCCACTCACACACCGATGCGAACCGCGACGGCGTCTCCCTCCGCGACCACCGAACCAACGCCATCGCCTACGCCGAGCGCCACGGCCACCATCGCGACTGTCCGCGGCGATGCCAACTGCGATGGTCGCGTCGGCGCGGCGGATCACACCGCGCTCCGCCTCCAGATCGTGAGCGGACAACGGGCCGTGTGCGGAGGCGATGACGTCAACGCTGACGGCGTCGTCGACAGCGCGGACATTGCGCCGCTCACCCAAGCGATATTCGCGGAGCGCTAGGAGTGCTACAGGGACTTCGCGAAGGAATGGCGGAAGCGGTCAGCTTGGGGCGCGCGCACGAGCGGCCCGTTTTCCGCCTCGGAGTCGCGGTTGCAAGGAAGTGGGCTGATGGCGTGCGCAGCCGGCTCGATATCTCGGCGGGGTGTCCCGCATCTCCGCGCGTGCGTTTGACAGGCGGGCAAAGGTCAAGATACTTCGCCGCGACGATGAATGAGTTCCTCCGATCCACGTTCCGTGACGTGCCCATCGCGGTTGCGCTTCTGGTCGTCATCGTCGCACCGCCAGCCGTGAACGCCGACGGCGCGCCAGAGTGCCCGCAGACGATCGACTGTGTTGCCGGAAACCCCTTCACCGAGTTGGGTGATTCCGATTGCAACTGGGTGCTGGACCTGCGGGACCTCACCCTGCTGTTGCGAGCGCCATTCTGCGACACGTGCAAGACCTGTATGTCGAAGGACGCCAATGCCGACGGGCGCGTATCGGTCGCCGACGTTACGGCGTTGATTCAGATCTTGGCGCGTCCGCGGACGTCCACGCCTACGCGGACCTTCATTCCTACGCCGACAACGACATCGACGCCAACCAGCGCGCCGGCCACGGCTACCCGCACGCCGACGGCGAATACTGCAAGGGATTACTCTTTCGCTTATGCCTTCGGCGGGCCCGGGTTCGTGATTACCCCATTGAGCCGACCGATTGGAACGGCGATCGATGCGAACGGTCATGTGTGGATCGCGGACGGCCACAATTACATACTCGAGTTCGATTCGACCGGCAGGTACGTGGACTACATCGGTGCGGGCGGCAGCAACCCAGGATATTTCGACACGCCGCGGGGGATTGCCTTTGATACCAACGGCAGTATCTACGTTGCCGACGCGGGGAACAACCGCATCCAGAAATTTACGTCGAGCGGACAGTTCCTCTTGCAGTGGGGGGCGACTGGGACCGCGCCGGAGAATCTCAGCCTGCCGTTCTGTGTCACCGTGCGAACCGGCGTCGTCTTCGTTTGCGATACCAATCGCAACAAAATGAAGCGATTCAGCACGAGCGGAGTATTCCAAGGGGAGTGGGGCGCCAGCGGCGATGGACCCGGAAAGTTCGATCAGCCGGTCGACATCGCCTTCGATTCTGACGGCTATGCCTACGTTGCCGACCTCGGCAACAACCGCGTGCAAAAGTTCGATGCGTCGTTCGAACACGTCCTCGATATCGGCACGACGGGCGCACCCAGCACGCAGCTCGATGGCCCAACGGGTGTCGCGTTTGGGCCCGACGGTCGCCTGTACGTCAGCGACTTCGGCGACACGATCAAGGTCTACGATACGGATGGCAGCTTCGTCGGTGCGGCCGGTGAACAAGGGAGTGGCCCGGGGCAGTTCAACGACCCGCGTGACGTGGCCCTCGATTCCGACGGCAACGTCTACGTCGCCGACACCAATAATAATCGCGTGCAGAAGCTCGATGCGGATCTGCGGCCGGTGTGGCAGCTCATCGATGCGTTGGTGGCGCGTTTCGCTTCTCCGGTCGCCATCGCGTATTCGGCGACGCAGGGGATACTCATCAGCGATACCGTCGGCGATCAGGCTCGCGTCGCATTCTTCCGCCCCAACGGCGAGTTCGATGGAGACATACGCATCGCAACGGGCGGTAGTGCCGGCTTGGCGCATGCCGGCGCGGGCATCGCCATCGCACCCAATGGCGACTTCTACCTTGCGGATTCGGCCAATCACAGCGTCGCGAAATTCAGTGCCGGACGGACGCTGCTCAAGTTTTTCGGCACGCCCGGTACCGGGCCTGGGCAATTCATGACCCCACGCGGCGTCGCGGTCGACGACATCGGCAATGTCTTCGTCGTCGATAGCGGCAACAATCGTGTGCAGAAATTCGATTCCAACGGAGTATTCCTGGACATCTGGGGAGGCTTCGGAACGGCCCCTGGTCAGTTCAATGCGCCACAATTCATCACCGTGTTCGGCGATCGAGTGTACGTCACCGACTCGGGCAACAATCGCGTCGAAGCGTTCAACCGCTCGGGCGACTTCCTGACGCAGTGGGGAGAAACGGGTGACGCGCCGCTGCAGTTCATGTCGCCGCGAGGTATCGCAGTCGATCGCGATGGCTATGTCTACGTGGTCGACTCGGGCAATGATCGAGCGCAGAAGTTCACGCCCAACGGCGGGTTCATCGTCAGCTTCGGCCATACCGCGCCCGGCCGTTATATCAATACGACCGGCGTCGCGGTTGCCGGCAACGGCGATGTGTTCGTGGTCAACAGCACAGAGAAGCGCGTTGTCGTGTGGCACGCGCCGCAGTGACGTGACGCGAGTGGATAGACTCTGGCCGCGACGCAGGTGACCGACCAGGCGAAGGCTAATCGCCTATGCACGGCTGGCGCCGCGCGTCAGAGGCCGAGAGCGCACCCCGCGGGCACGCAAGATCTGCTGCAGCGCTGACTTGTCGACCTTGCCCGTTAGTAGGTCGGGAGTTCGAATCTCTCCGGGCGCGCTTTCTTCTCTGGAAGGTCGATCACTTTGGCGGTAGTGCCAGCCGCAGCGTTTTTCGCGGCTAGCAAGCCCGGCGCCCGCCCGCGCTACACGAACCGGCGGCTTGCGCAGTAGGGCAGGGCGCGCGTAGAATCTCGACCGTGACAAACAGCCAACAAATCGGTGTCGAGTTTCGGTTGCCCGCCACGGTTCGGAAAAAGGGCAAGTGGTACGTGTCGTCATGCCAACCGCTCGACGTTCACTCGCAGGGACGCACGCGTGAAGAAGCTAGGAAGAACCTGGTCGACGCGCTGGTGTTCTTCCTAGAGAGCTGCTTCGAGCGTGGCACTCTCGCCGACGTGCTGCGCGACGCTGGCTTTGTGCGCGATGCTCGCAAGCCAGCACCGAGGGCGCGAGAGCCCAAGGCGACCGATGCGGTGACGGTTCCGTTGCGGCTCCGGATTCGTGGCCGGATATCATCTGCGTCTGCGAGTACCGGGGCAGCCGCGTGAGTCGGCTTCGGCCGGTCACGTGGAAGCAACTCCGCTGTGTCTTCGAAGGTGACGGTTTCAAGTTCAGCAAGCGCAGCCGCGGCGGCACAAGCCACTGGATTGGTGAGAAGCCAGGTGTGGCGCGTCCCATCGTCATCCCTGAGTATGACGAAGTAGGGCTCGACATCATCAAAGCAAACATGCGTACCGCCAGCATCTCGCGCGAGCGATTCTTGGACCTGCTCCGCCATTGTTGAATCATTGTTGTGATCCAGAGACCGCAGGGCCGGCCGCTCCGAGTCCGCAAGGAGCTTTTCAATCGTGATGAGCCGAAAGCGTAGCGCCCGGCTGAACAGCTGGATGGCCCCCAAGAAGCCAAGCCATGATATGGCGAAGAACCGTTCTCGTTTTGGGGGCCGGAGCGAGTGCAGAGTTTGGTTTCCCGTCCGGCTTCGAACTCCTTAGGCAACTCACATATCCATCACCCGACACCCGCAGCAATCCGGTCCTAACCCGATTGGCGGACTGCGGGTATGATCCTTCCACAATCACGCAATTTTCGATGGCGCTGGCGCATTCGGGCAAGACATCCGTTGATGCGTTTCTTGAGCATCGTCCCGACTTTCTCGAAGTTGGAAAGGCTGCAATCGCGTGTGCGCTCATCCCATGCGAGAGCGATGACCGTCTCTTCGATCGTTCGAAAGCTGCGCCGAGTTGGTATGACTACCTATACGACAAACTGAACGCCCCCCCGCAGAAGTTCGAAGGTAACCAACTCTCAGTGATCACCTTCAACTATTACAGGTCGCTCGAACACTACCTCACGACTGCCCTCGTGAATTCATATCGGATCTCTCGCGATGAGGCAGCAGATTTGGTGAGACGCTTTACACCAATTCTTCACGTTCACGGT carries:
- a CDS encoding type II toxin-antitoxin system HicB family antitoxin, whose translation is MTNSQQIGVEFRLPATVRKKGKWYVSSCQPLDVHSQGRTREEARKNLVDALVFFLESCFERGTLADVLRDAGFVRDARKPAPRAREPKATDAVTVPLRLRIRGRISSASASTGAAA